The Macaca thibetana thibetana isolate TM-01 chromosome 19, ASM2454274v1, whole genome shotgun sequence genome has a segment encoding these proteins:
- the MCOLN1 gene encoding mucolipin-1 yields MTDPAGPRGSETERLLTPNPGYGTQVGPSPAPPTPPEEEDLRRRLKYFFMSPCDKFRAKGRKPCKLMLQVVKILVVTVQLILFGLSNQLAVTFREENTIAFRHLFLLGYSDGADDTFAAYTQEQLYQAIFHAVDQYLALPDVSLGRYAYVHGGGDPWTNGSGLALCQRYYHRGHVDPANDTFDIDPMVVTDCIQVDPPERPPPSPSDDLALLEGSSSYKNLTLKFHKLVNVTIHFRLKTINLQSLINNEIPDCYTFSVLITFDNKAHSGRIPISLETQAHIQECKHPSVFRHGDNSFRLLFDVVVILTCSLSFLLCARSLLRGFLLQNEFVGFMWRQRRRVISLWERLEFVNGWYILLVTSDVLTISGTIMKIGIEAKNLASYDVCSILLGTSTLLVWVGVIRYLTFFHNYNILIATLRVALPSVMRFCCCVAVIYLGYCFCGWIVLGPYHVKFRSLSMVSECLFSLINGDDMFVTFAAMQAQQGRSSLVWLFSQLYLYSFISLFIYMVLSLFIALITGAYDTIKHPGGAGAEESELQAYIAQCQDSPTSGKFRRGSGSACSLLCCCGRDPSEEHSLLVN; encoded by the exons ATGACAGACCCGGCGGGTCCGCGCGGCTCAG AGACCGAGCGGCTTCTGACTCCCAACCCCGGGTATGGGACCCAGGTGGGGCCTTCGCCGGCCCCTCCGACACCCCCAGAAGAGGAAGACCTTCGCCGTCGTCTCAAATACTTTTTCATGAGTCCCTGCGACAAGTTTCGAGCCAAGGGCCGCAAGCCCTGCAAGCTGATGCTGCAGGTGGTCAAGATCCTGGTGGTCACGGTGCAG CTCATCCTGTTTGGGCTCAGTAATCAGCTGGCTGTGACATTCCGGGAAGAGAACACCATTGCCTTCCGACACCTCTTCCTGCTGGGCTACTCGGACGGGGCGGATGACACCTTCGCAGCCTACACGCAGGAGCAGCTGTACCAGGCCATCTTCCATGCTGTGGACCAG TACCTGGCGTTGCCTGACGTGTCACTGGGCCGGTATGCGTATGTCCATGGCGGGGGTGACCCTTGGACCAATGGCTCAGGGCTTGCTCTCTGCCAGCGGTACTACCACCGAGGCCATGTGGACCCGGCCAACGACACATTTGACATTGATCCAATGGTGGTTACTG ACTGCATCCAGGTGGATCCCCCCGAGCGGCCCCCTCCGTCCCCCAGTGACGATCTCGCCCTCTTGGAAGGCAGCTCCAGTTACAAGAACCTCACGCTCAAATTCCACAA GCTGGTCAATGTCACCATCCACTTCCGACTGAAGACCATTAACCTCCAGAGCCTCATCAATAACGAGATCCCGGACTGCTATACCTTCAGCGTCCTG ATCACGTTTGACAACAAAGCACACAGTGGGCGGATCCCCATCAGCCTGGAGACCCAGGCCCACATCCAGGAGTGTAAGCACCCCAGTGTCTTCCGGCACG GAGACAACAGCTTCCGGCTCCTGTTTGACGTGGTGGTCATCCTCACTTGCTCCCTGTCCTTCCTCCTCTGCGCCCGCTCGCTCCTTCGAGGCTTCCTGCTGCAGAAC GAGTTTGTGGGGTTCATGTGGCGGCAGCGGAGACGGGTCATCAGCCTGTGGGAGCGGCTGGAATTTGTCAATGGCTGGTACATCCTGCTGGTCACCAGCGATGTGCTCACCATCTCGGGCACCATCATGAAGATTGGCATCGAGGCCAAG AACTTGGCGAGCTACGACGTCTGCAGCATCCTCCTGGGCACCTCGACGCTGCTGGTGTGGGTGGGCGTGATCCGCTACCTGACCTTCTTCCACAACTACAAC ATCCTCATCGCCACACTGCGGGTGGCCCTGCCCAGCGTCATGCGCTTCTGCTGCTGCGTCGCCGTCATCTACCTGGGCTACTGCTTCTGTGGCTGGATCGTGCTGGGACCCTATCATGTGAAG TTCCGCTCGCTCTCCATGGTGTCCGagtgcctgttctcactcatcaACGGGGATGACATGTTCGTGACGTTCGCCGCCATGCAGGCTCAGCAGGGCCGCAGCAGCCTGGTGTGGCTCTTCTCCCAGCTCTACCTGTACTCCTTCATCAGCCTCTTCATCTACATGGTGCTCAGCCTCTTCATTGCGCTCATCACTGGTGCCTACGACACCATCAAG CATCCtggcggcgcaggcgcagaggaGAGCGAGCTGCAGGCCTACATCGCACAGTGCCAGGACAGTCCCACCTCTGGCAAGTTCCGCCGCGGGAGCGGCTCAGCCTGCAGCCTTCTCTGCTGCTGCGGAAG GGACCCCTCGGAGGAGCATTCGCTGCTGGTGAATTGA
- the ZNF358 gene encoding zinc finger protein 358, with protein MRRSVLVRNPGHKGLRPVYEELDSDSEDLDPNPEDLDPVSEDPEPDPEDLNTVPEDVDPSYEDLEPVSEDLDPDAEAPGSEPQDPDPMSSSFDLDPDVIGPVPLILDPNSDTLSPGDPNVDPISPGLTATPQVLATSPAVLPAPASPPRPFSCPDCGRAFRRSSGLSQHRRTHSGEKPYRCPDCGKSFSHGATLAQHRGIHTGARPYQCAACGKAFGWRSTLLKHRSSHSGEKPHHCPVCGKAFGHGSLLAQHLRTHGGPRPHKCPVCAKGFGQGSALLKHLRTHTGERPYPCPQCGKAFGQSSALLQHQRTHTAERPYRCPHCGKAFGQSSNLQHHLRIHTGERPYACPHCSKAFGQSSALLQHLHVHSGERPYRCQLCGKAFGQASSLTKHKRVHEGAAAAAAAAAAAAAAAAAGLGLGPGLSPASMMRPGQVSLLGSDAVSVLGSGLGLSSGTSSGRSSDPGSGPGTLPDPSSKPLPRSRSTPSPTPVESSDPKAGHDAGPDLVPSPDPDPAPSPDPDPVPSPDPNPVSHPDPCSPTGDTVSPALPTGESPEWVQEQGALLGPDG; from the coding sequence ATGCGGCGCTCAGTCCTGGTCAGGAACCCAGGCCACAAAGGCCTGAGACCCGTTTATGAAGAGCTTGACTCTGATTCCGAGGACCTAGACCCCAATCCTGAAGATCTGGACCCGGTTTCTGAAGACCCAGAGCCTGATCCTGAAGACCTCAACACTGTCCCGGAAGACGTGGACCCCAGCTATGAAGATCTGGAGCCCGTCTCGGAGGATCTGGACCCCGACGCCGAAGCTCCGGGCTCGGAACCCCAAGATCCCGACCCCATGTCTTCGAGTTTTGACCTCGATCCAGATGTGATTGGCCCCGTACCCCTGATTCTCGATCCTAACAGCGACACCCTCAGCCCCGGCGATCCAAACGTGGACCCCATCTCCCCTGGCCTCACTGCCACCCCCCAGGTCTTGGCCACCAGCCCCGCGGTGCTCCCCGCCCCCGCCAGCCCGCCCCGGCCCTTCTCCTGCCCGGATTGCGGGCGAGCCTTCCGCCGCAGCTCCGGGCTGAGCCAGCATCGCCGCACTCACAGCGGTGAGAAGCCGTACCGCTGCCCCGACTGCGGGAAGTCCTTCAGCCACGGTGCCACCCTGGCGCAGCACCGTGGCATCCACACCGGGGCGCGGCCGTACCAGTGCGCGGCGTGCGGCAAGGCCTTCGGCTGGCGCTCCACGCTGCTGAAACATCGCAGCAGCCACAGCGGGGAGAAGCCGCACCACTGCCCGGTGTGTGGCAAGGCCTTCGGGCACGGCTCGCTCCTGGCGCAGCACCTGCGCACGCACGGCGGCCCGAGGCCCCACAAGTGCCCGGTGTGCGCCAAGGGCTTCGGCCAGGGCTCTGCGCTCCTCAAACACCTGCGCACGCACACGGGCGAGCGGCCCTACCCGTGTCCGCAGTGCGGCAAGGCCTTCGGGCAGAGCTCGGCGCTGCTGCAGCACCAGCGCACACACACGGCCGAACGCCCCTACCGCTGCCCCCACTGCGGCAAAGCCTTCGGGCAGAGCTCCAACTTGCAACACCACCTGCGCATCCACACGGGCGAGCGGCCCTACGCCTGCCCGCACTGCTCCAAGGCCTTCGGGCAGAGCTCAGCGCTGCTCCAGCACCTGCACGTGCATTCGGGCGAGCGTCCCTATCGCTGTCAGCTCTGCGGGAAGGCCTTTGGCCAGGCCTCCAGCCTCACCAAGCACAAACGGGTGCATGAGGGTGCAGCCGCTGCTGCAGCTGCCGCGGCTGCCGCAGCCGCAGCAGCGGCGGCCGGCCTGGGCCTAGGGCCTGGCCTAAGCCCTGCATCCATGATGAGGCCGGGGCAGGTCTCCCTCCTGGGTTCTGATGCTGTTTCTGTGCTCGGCTCTGGCTTGGGCCTCAGCTCTGGCACCAGCTCTGGCCGTAGCTCTGACCCTGGCTCCGGGCCGGGCACTCTGCCGGATCCCAGCTCCAAACCCCTCCCCCGCTCCAGATCCACCCCCAGCCCTACTCCTGTGGAATCTTCTGACCCGAAGGCTGGGCACGACGCTGGTCCTGACCTTGTGCCCAGCCCAGACCCTGATCCTGCGCCCAGCCCAGACCCTGatcctgtgcccagccctgatcCCAACCCTGTGTCCCACCCTGACCCCTGCTCTCCCACTGGTGACACTGTCAGCCCAGCCCTCCCTACCGGCGAGAGTCCAGAGTGGGTACAGGAGCAAGGGGCACTGCTGGGGCCTGATGGCTGA